Proteins encoded by one window of Panicum virgatum strain AP13 chromosome 7N, P.virgatum_v5, whole genome shotgun sequence:
- the LOC120680921 gene encoding RING-H2 finger protein ATL74-like, whose protein sequence is MVTATVVAPFLIVMLCFCIFLCAMWYRGGARGVGMWLLFGGAGGGADAAWCYQGSLGNKSMAKLPRREVGEGEALECVICITELAAGATARVLPRWGHEFHVDCIDMWLNTHSTCPLCRGTAGDDDDPHVPPAVPIPEVTPKPPNFPTDLLFFGSHDEVRTQNLSLAIAAAGLHGAFSAPQEGHGVSSRRRQAGCGD, encoded by the coding sequence ATGGTGACGGCGACCGTGGTGGCGCCCTTCCTCATCGTCATGCTCTGCTTCTGCATCTTTCTCTGTGCCATGTGGTACCGCGGTGGTGCGCGCGGCGTGGGGATGTGGCTACTgttcggcggcgctggcggaggagcggacgcGGCGTGGTGCTACCAAGGTAGTCTGGGCAACAAGTCTATGGCGAAGCTGCCGCGCCGGGAGgtgggcgagggcgaggcgctGGAGTGCGTCATATGCATCACGGAGCTCGCGGCCGGGGCGACGGCGCGCGTGCTGCCTCGGTGGGGACACGAGTTCCACGTCGACTGCATCGACATGTGGCTCAACACCCACTCCACCTGCCCGCTCTGCCGGGGTACCGcaggcgacgacgacgatccgCACGTGCCGCCAGCCGTGCCCATCCCCGAGGTCACCCCAAAGCCACCGAACTTCCCCACCGACCTCCTCTTCTTCGGTTCCCATGACGAGGTCAGAACTCAGAACCTGTCGCTCGCGATAGCAGCCGCCGGCCTTCACGGCGCCTTCTCTGCACCGCAAGAAGGGCATGGCGTCAGTAGTCGACGCAGGCAGGCGGGTTGCGGAGATTGA